The genomic stretch accaccgatttaaaaccgccatctcaaccggttaaaacgaaaggtgcaccgtaaaagtccaaaaatacacaagaagacacatcaacataacgatctccttcctactttgaacatgttgatgcattgttcccggattcaccgacaccaaagtccaagtatagtggtaacaaaggagtccgtatttcgaagccacctcgcacaccgccgatcaaaaaatcacccattatctacattgatgagatgccactttttatgcacaaatatatcgataacatagttgatgttggaggcgacggcaattgtggatattgggccgttgcgggtttgctcggtaaaggggaagaaAATCACACTTTAATTCGACGGGAACTTCTTTCGGAGTTAACTTCGCATCGGGACATCTAcgcccgactatatgaaaatcaagaaaactttgagaaagttcatgattcacttgttccatcactaacCGGTATCACTCCGGTTTCGAAGTGTATGTCATTCCCTGATATGggccatctaatagcaagtgcatatgatcgggtgtgtgtcgatttgacgagatttggactatgtgagacattctttccacttcatagttgaccgccattggacgcgtcgagccgcatcatatgcatcgggtatctaagatTGCGGCACTTCGTGCAAGTTTTTCTGAAactggggtgtcctataccgACTACTTCTTGTCAATAGACGACACatcattcaaatgaggcggagacttggccggatccttccgtttcaagaatggcggagtttgaagaaatgatgagtcaAGAGCGTGAGCAAAATAGAGAGtggtcgaagaacatacctattttaGATTTAGGCGCCATCGATTGGTTCGGCGAATTTTAGTTTTTACCGggccgttttttgtttgtaatgaccagtGCGTgtcttttttgtatgtattgtcgtttaccatgtaaaattggaccgattcaatacatatataatataagtatgttttatgttgtcattGCCTATTTTATGCCTATTTTGTATGCTTTTGGTATAGTTAACacaaaacagaatgcaatgcacaaaatgcaaaattcacctctatttctgcataattcggaaatgaacttccgaaatatacatgttttcagaccaatttcggaagttcatttccgaaacttccACTGaatgcaggataaggtttgttgggccattattactccaataagtctataaatacaacacactcttcttcatcctcttcacaccacaaaacacaaatgacacaaacctacccccacctagcattcgtctacttcaccagtggctacccgatgtcgttccaattccgcttctcgcgcgacacgccgtttggggacttgataacgtcgctcaacacgctattgcaatatccagaaaatcggaaggttgtcaagctcgagtaccgctcgccattgCTTAACGACGACGGAGACGTTGAGTTCACaacttttgagatcaagaacgacgaagatttagcgattTTGTGAACAACTTTGGACCGATTTTCTTCGAGTGGTCCGATCGaattggatgcgaaacttcaaagatcagggaccgacgttatcaaaatgttgactcaccctcacctacccgtgtttaacaatatgtaactttaatcttatgtaaggtgatcgatgtaatcttcatccgttaAATAAATCGAgtcgttgttgtttgttatttttcttctgtccagaccttatttcggaagtacatttccgaattcttccaagggggggtgtattcggagatgcacttccgaattcacctattttctgaaaagaaatattattttggatgtacatttccgaaatcaatttttttcattaaaaaaaaacacgttttcgaaaatacattttcgaaaccaccttttttttcaaaaaaacgcggtttcggaaatgcatttctgaaacatGGGGTATTTTGGAGATTTCACCAGAAGTGACAAAAAAagtaaggaggtgggtaaagaaaattCCTTGAAATATTGCATTCAGATATGTAACATTGACGtccaaattattaattaattaaacttacAATCGAATTTAGTAAATCCATGAGTTGAGTACACCACAACAAAGacgaaaaaataaaattgttgtaTTCAAGGCACAAATAAACAACGCCACCCTGGGACGAGAAAGAGTGATTCCAAACCAAAAATAGCCTTAAACCATACATATCGGATTATATAGGGTTAAAAGCGAGAAAGTAAAAGAAGAAACTAGGGTTAAAAAAAATCGTGTGACTCAATAGTATTCTGGTTATATAGATCATTGTCCCTTCAAAACTCTCATTCTAAGCAGTTCCGATGTTCTAAATAACAAATATTGTTGCTTTTATATGTTCTTCCTTTCCCCTAAAATCCTTGAGATTTGATTGGCAAGGTTGTCAACCATAACTTCACCTCTAAGCTCTAACACATGGATAAACAGTAAAGAAGACAATAACTAAGAATGTGAGATTAGGGATGGGTCATGTTCATAGTCATTGTCAACTAAGTTGGCTTTGCCAATCGAGGGTAATAACGTAGTTTTGACATCGGATATGTAGCTTTGACATCGGATATGTACCAAGGTAGAACAAGAGAGGGAAGAGCAAGACAGAGAATGAGAGAAATAATGGCATAGCAGAAAACAGGTGCTGCTCCTGTCTCTCATAACCATTGTGGAAGGTGCAGTCAATAGTAACATGCGTTTGAAAGCAATACACATAAATTGCACCAACAAAACCAATGTTAATTATAACTTATAATTCTATCGAACATAAAAAACACCAGTATTAAGATAATAAACACAACAGACACATTCCAAAATTAGAATGGTGTGCATCAGTAAGGAAGATAATAAACACAATAGGTAGGTGCGGTTACCCTGAAGCAGACGTTAATCACGTATGTCAAAGCTAGTTTCACCTAAACAACATGCGTGTGCATGCATAACATTTAATAAACATTGCCAGCTCGTAATAACGTTTGTACTGGCATTTCAAATGCTTTGAACATACATTTGGCCAGGTAGTATTTGTGCTTTAACTTAACTTACCGTATCTATCTATTTAGTTCTTTTGAGGCAAACAATTTTAGTCCTCAATGTGTGCAACAAAAATCCAACATACCAAAAAAGACTTCCCTTGTCATATCTGTGTCCTAGGATGTCTGTTATGTGTTTGTAGCACACAACAGACACATTGCAAAATTAGAATGGTGTGCATCAATATTCACCTTATGGTTTCCATACTTCATTCTTCTTTAAGCAGTTTGCTCCTTTTTAAGCAGTTTGCTCCTTAACCGGGGCTGAGGTTTGCTCCTTATCTGGTGCTGAGGTTTGCTCCGTATCTGGTGCTGAGGTTTTCACTGTATCTGGTGCTGAGGTTTGCTCCTTAACTGGTGCTGAGATTTGCTCCTTAAATGGTGCTGAGGTTTTCTCTTTATCTGTTGCCGAGGTTTGCTCCTTATATGGTGCTGAGGGCCAATCATTTTCACTGCACTTAACTGATTCTATAACTTTGAGATAGTAACCCCAGGATGGATTTGCTTCTCTTATGGGCCGCTGGCCAAATGAATTCGCCGACACAAACTCTTGAACATTGTCTGCCTTCGACAGCCTTTCTAGATAACCCCGAAGATCACCTTTAGGTCctgttaataattataaaaaggaataGGTGGGTAAACCAATAAACAGTCCTAGACAAAAGTATATCAATATGCTCAAAGCACAGGAATTGAGTCAATTAATAATGCCAATAATATGCAAAGAAGTAAAGTGTCTGAAGAAAGAGAGATGAGAAGAAGACTGCACCTAAACCAGAGTCTTTAGTGTAGTGGTACCGGTAAGAGTAAGGGAATATAGCCGTATGCTTCTGAAATAATTCCAATAGGTGGAGTGATCAAGTAGTTGAAAAAACAATGTAAACTAACACAAGAAAGCAAAGCTTAACGCCAAATGAACAAAAGGAAAACAACTGAGCTTACAGGATTCACAAGTGCCTTGTAAGGGGAATCATCGAGTAATAGTGTGTTTGACTCATGGAACACTCCTTTCTCCCATGGAAGACCAGGTTCCAGCTTCTCCCATAACTTTCTGAGTTCCTTCAACACAAGGGGCTTATCTCTATTCTCAACAGTACTGAATTTTGTTGTAGTACAGTGGGATTGATTCTACAGAAAACATAATAGAAAGATTCATTAGTGTATAGAAAAATTCCAAGTAGGAAAGAATTTCTAGCAGTAATCATTTTCAACTGCATCTTTAATTTAGTAATTTGTAATATGACAAACTATTTTACTATAATACTATTATAATTAGCAATATCAAATCCAAATCTATtttgttcaaaataaaatccctataTAAAATTTATTGCTTCTTTTTAGTAACAGTAGTAGTTAGTAAATGTCTCTGCAGCAGAAGCATACACAACTACAAAAAAACAAGCTTTATTCACTTAGGTGCAATCGGCTACATAGACCAAATGGTGCCACAATGTTCCATCATGAAACATATTTCTAGTTCTAGCCAAGACATTGACCTCTAATTTTTTTCCTAGTGGTTTCTCCTATAGATCTTTTGGCCTTCCTCCATCTCTAGCAATTGGGTTATCCTTCATTTGACCTCGAGGCCTTACTCAATTTCAACCACCACTTGAATACGAAAGTTTAAATCTTCCTTTATTTGTACAATAGATAGATCCAAGATATTTAAATCTTGTGACTTGAGCTATCCAACTTTCACATCTAAGCTAAGGGTGCTTTTCCTTTTAAACTTACATTGCTTATGCCCCTTCTCACTTCTACTTAAGCAGAAGACATACGCTTTTTAAAGCTTGTCTCCAAGTCTAACCTCCAATTTATTTTCTCTCTTAACTCTCCAAGTAGAACTATATCATCTAAAAATATAAGCACATCTTAGTGTTGGCTCTTGAACATGCTTCATAAGAACACCCAAGACTTTAACAAGATAGGAACTTAATCAATGACAAGCAAATAAATAGATAGTATCATAACATTAAATAGGCAACACAATACTACAATATTTTGTTGATCACCAAAAATTCTTATCATTCAAAATACATTGGTGAACATATATAACTACATCTTAAATAGGCACTAACCATTGTTAATCAAGTACGACTAGTAAAAGATATATAATATACCCAATTCTGCATTGAAATATAGAAACTATTTATAGTGAAACATACTAGCCTAACCAAAATCCCATAAAACTGTGCTAAAATTTAAAGAATTAGAATAAATTACCCAGCAAAAGAGCAGTTCGGATGCAGATTTTCCCAAAAGAAGTCTGATTACATCATCAACATTAGACCTGCCAGAATACACATACATCAAGGCACGgtaaaaataattgtataaagCCTAAATTTGGAAATGCAAACAATTGATCCCATTATGCATCGTAAACCCTAGTCAAATTAATAAACACaagcaataaaataaaatcagtCACAGATTAGCAAATACTTGGTTCTAGATGACCAAACGCCCACATGAAATCTGTCAAAGCAAAACTTTATAAAATCATCACAATAGGGCCTCTTATACACTGCAAAGGCATAAGTAAAATCTGTCAAATTCAACCAAGGTAGGATATAGATTGTACAATATGAGAAAAATTGATATTTGACCATGTCACCTTTTCTCCTTCTAACCCAAAAATCTGGTTCCGGTTGATAATACCCATTAGGAACATCACTGACACAATCAGCAAGAAGGCCATTCACATCAAGAATGAGAAGCTTCTTCTCTGAGTTTCTGATAATAGTTTTGTCCACTGAGCATTGTGATATCTTAGAACTATCACCGTTTACGGTGAAGCTTAAATCAGAAATATCAGCTGGACAACTCAGACCATTTCTTGTAACCTCATCATGATCTTCCTGTCTAGCATTTGTATCTTCATGTTGGGTAACTGTCAATGGTCCACCAGAAACTTCATGTGAATCATCATTGTTGTCTGCTATCAACTCCATTTCCTCCGCTTCAACTTTGATCTGATCGGTTAaatgttctttctttttttccatTAAGCCAACTGTCATTTGTCCATCAGAAACTTCATGTGAATCATCATTGTGATGGTCCTGGATGATTGGCTCCTTGTTAGAATCTTCAGCACTTGGGCTTTCCAATTTTGTCTTACAATTAACATCGTTTAATTTTTTCCTTGAATAGGTTTTCATGCTCTCAGATTTATTAGACAAATCATGAATTTTTAAatcctcatcaggattgtttaCCGGACTTCCATTCTTCCCAGAATCACTTGTTTCCTCATGATTGGAACTGTTCTCATTTATACTTTGCTCGACATCCATTTTTACAACTTCTAACACAGACTCTTTAGCAAGTAACTCTGCATCAGCTACAACTGACTTACAGTTGTCTGCTTTGTCTTGGATCTCACTCTCCCCGTTTCCATTTTCTGCAGCCTGACTGAGAATTTTCTGCTTTTTTTCTTCATTCCCGTGCAAACAAATATCCGCTTCTACAGAAGATTGACTCATTAACGGATCAGTAGACACGCATTGAATAGTATTCTCTGGAGTGCCACCACCATTAGCATCACTTTTGACAGCATTATTTTTAGTCTTCCCCCTTTTTCTCTTGTTCTTTTTCCCTGTCGATTTATCATCTACATTGCTTTGGGAACCTGACAAATCAGGCAAAGCTGGCGCCTCGTGCAAATCATTATCCAAATCCATCACAGATCTTCAGATGACGTCTTGAACTATTAAACACaacaaaaatccaaataaatatcaGTAGTGTCAGTAAGATCTACCAACAAAACTCCTTTTACAACGAGTTTGTTGCCACGTTGGTTATTACAATTTAATGCTTTTATCAATTACCATACCCTTTTTCTGTTCTGTACCTTAAAAAGCCAGCAGGAATAGTGagttaaaaacaaaacataaagtcAAAATGGCGGAACACTGAGCTCTATCTACCATATCAAGTCACCAAATAATGTTATAAAATTCACTTCTCaatccaaaacaaaacaaaaatattacagAAAATAACTGAACATGTTAAGCATAAATCGGAATTTgaaaaatcaaaacatctacCGAAAATAAACCGGAATGTTATAAAATTCACTACTCaatccaaaacaaaacaaaaatattacagAAAATAACTGAACATGTTAAGCATAAATCGGAATTTgaaaaatcaaaacatctacCGAAAATAAACCGGAACTCAAAGCAACATATATCACTAGAGAAactttgtttgattttttcaaaTCCATGACTATAACAACGCATTGTTCCGCCACCATTAAATTTATGTTCTTCTATTACTCTACAAAACTATAAATTCTTCAATAACacaaatcaaaaacaacaaactatCACCAGAACTATCATTTTCCTTTTTCTAAGACAAATTGTGTAGAAAATCCAAATTCACAGCAATGTAGAAAATAGGGCTCCGATTCAAAAGCAAAATCCATATCCACACAACAAAATCAGAAATTAAATTTTCAGATCTTGAATTTACCCATCAATTGAATGCAACTTCCACACAAATAATAAACAACAGATTAAAAAAAAACCGAAAAATGAAATTGAACTTAATCACAAGTGTAAGTGCCGTGTCCGTCACGGAGACGGACATGAGTTTTTTCATAGGTGTCGGTGCTACGTAGGAACATATTAAGTATAACTTGTTATTTCCAAATCAATGACCATAACAACACATTGATCCATCATTATGTTCTTCCATTATACTACAAAACTATAAATTCTTCAAATCACAAATCAATTGAAAACAAAATTCCAAACCACAACAATGTAGAAAACAAGGCTCAGATTCAAAAACAAACTCCATATCCACACAATAAAATCAGAAATTAAATTTTCAGATCTTGAACTTATGCATCAATTGAATGCAACTTCCACACAAATAAAAACAACagattaaaaaaaaccaaaaaatgaaATTGAACTTAATCACAAGTGTCAGTGTCGTGTCCGACACGGAGATGGACATGTATTTTTTCATAGTTGTCGGTGCGACGTGGCAACATATTAAGCATAAATTGTTATTTCCAAATCAATGACCATAACAACACATTGTTCCACTATTAAATATATGTTCCACCACTATACTACAAAACTATAAATTCTtcaaaaacacaaataaaaaacaacaaactatCACTTCCTTTTTCAAAGACAAATTATGTAGAAAATCCAAATTCACAGCAACGTAGAAAATAGGGCTCAGATTCAAAAGCAAAATCCATATCCACACaacaaaatcaaaaattaaattttcagATCTTGAATTTACCCATCAATTGAATGCAACTTCCACAGAAATAATAAACAACagattaaaaaaaaccaaaaaatgaaATTGAACTTAATTAAAGTGTAAGTGTCATGTCTGACACGGAGACGGAGGCGTGTTTTTTCAaaggtgtcggtgctacatagaAACATATTACACATAAACTGTTATTGCCAAATCAACGACAATAACAACACATTCTTCCACTATACTACAAAACTATAAATTCTTCAAAACACAAACCAATTGAAAATGAAATTCCAAACTACAGCAATGTAGAAAACAAGGATCAGATTCAAAAACAAACTCCATATCCACACAATAAAATCCTCAATTAAGTTTTCAGATCTTGAATTTACCAAACAATTGAAGTAACAAATACAATTTCCACACAAATAATAAACAACAGATTAAAAAAAAACGAAGAGTGaaattgaaaatgagaaagagcaATAGATAGAGAAAGAAGATACCTGAGTTGAGAAGCGCAGCGTGGCGAGTGAAAGAGAAAACGATGAAGTTGAAATTACGAAGTTagcgatttttttttttttttttttgtaagatggAGCGAGTGAGGGTTTTGATTTTATTgtgttcagttttttttttttatactgACCTAAAAGTCACACACACGGTGAAAGAAAGACGAAAAGATATTTCCAGTTTTCTC from Vicia villosa cultivar HV-30 ecotype Madison, WI linkage group LG4, Vvil1.0, whole genome shotgun sequence encodes the following:
- the LOC131594926 gene encoding uncharacterized protein LOC131594926, with amino-acid sequence MDLDNDLHEAPALPDLSGSQSNVDDKSTGKKNKRKRGKTKNNAVKSDANGGGTPENTIQCVSTDPLMSQSSVEADICLHGNEEKKQKILSQAAENGNGESEIQDKADNCKSVVADAELLAKESVLEVVKMDVEQSINENSSNHEETSDSGKNGSPVNNPDEDLKIHDLSNKSESMKTYSRKKLNDVNCKTKLESPSAEDSNKEPIIQDHHNDDSHEVSDGQMTVGLMEKKKEHLTDQIKVEAEEMELIADNNDDSHEVSGGPLTVTQHEDTNARQEDHDEVTRNGLSCPADISDLSFTVNGDSSKISQCSVDKTIIRNSEKKLLILDVNGLLADCVSDVPNGYYQPEPDFWVRRRKVYKRPYCDDFIKFCFDRFHVGVWSSRTKSNVDDVIRLLLGKSASELLFCWNQSHCTTTKFSTVENRDKPLVLKELRKLWEKLEPGLPWEKGVFHESNTLLLDDSPYKALVNPKHTAIFPYSYRYHYTKDSGLGPKGDLRGYLERLSKADNVQEFVSANSFGQRPIREANPSWGYYLKVIESVKCSENDWPSAPYKEQTSATDKEKTSAPFKEQISAPVKEQTSAPDTVKTSAPDTEQTSAPDKEQTSAPVKEQTA